From Trichoderma atroviride chromosome 1, complete sequence, one genomic window encodes:
- a CDS encoding uncharacterized protein (EggNog:ENOG41~TransMembrane:1 (o383-404i)), with product MESALANLRQLVEMQKKRSISHGPRFPLQQPVPPGGVSKLAMPPQATVAALLRHVKTAPPTFFTILCTLVGIKDFSELCSAVYFPTEDYPDATFAVVNAMLYNLFVEQHSLAKEEAVREEYSKYVIICKTNLETTLANFPLFLSPKIENVQALLLGCLYAIDVSRPSVAWHLITMAAWLCQAGGYHRTESLRNDPPLVARQKKIVFWHVYTLDKGLGLRLGRASVIAECDIDIPREFEVNGFDHLTSTTFPTLWVKISSLQSRIYEQLYSPVALASPQADLVQRAQALAAESSKLEIETDETREKVYTLLKSIGTSEVVDVFIKGDEVQFYVTKTLIYRVIPAPEGSITRFCDECLDAARHAMKTHQECVVFMDISTYMRSMYIHWNLLLTPFAPFFVLFCYVIETSSLADLKVLQDFVDSLEGGRGLSEPIDKLYLLCKVMFDIAKLYVEAKTQQQQDENSIFIGDEFEMYLSQLGFIPNEDQVMANASTNDAGVPAQGSGQVSQLADWFFGSRNMIGLLEEDLSQIDSHRWMQPDEM from the exons ATGGAAAGTGCTCTCGCCAATCTCCGCCAGCTCGTCGAGATGCAAAAGAAGCGTTCGATAAGCCATGGGCCTCGCTTCCCGTTGCAGCAGCCTGTTCCTCCAGGGGGCGTGAGCAAGCTGGCGATGCCACCGCAGGCAACTGTGGCTGCTCTTCTGAGACATGTCAAGA CCGCACCTCCCACCTTTTTCACCATCCTCTGCACTCTAGTCGGCATAAAGGACTTTTCAGAGCTCTGCAGCGCCGTCTATTTCCCTACCGAAGACTACCCCGACGCAACTTTTGCCGTGGTCAATGCCATGTTGTATAACCTCTTCGTAGAGCAACACTCGCTGGCGAAAGAGGAAGCGGTGCGTGAAGAGTACAGCAAGTACGTCATCATCTGCAAGACAAATCTGGAGACGACGCTGGCCAACTTTCCGCTGTTCTTGTCGCCAAAGATTGAGAATGTGCAGGCATTGCTTCTTGGG TGCCTCTATGCCATCGACGTCTCCAGACCCTCTGTGGCCTGGCATCTCATCACAATGGCAGCCTGGCTATGCCAAGCAGGCGGTTACCATCGAACAGAGTCGCTTAGAAACGACCCTCCGCTGGTTGCGcggcaaaagaagattgtctTTTGGCACGTCTACACCTTGGACAAGGGCTTGGGCCTGAGACTTGGACGAGCGTCGGTGATTGCAGAATGTGACATTGATATTCCACGCGAGTTTGAAGTGAATGGCTTTGATCATCTAACCTCGACTACGTTCCCGACCTTGTGGGTCAAGATAAGCAGCTTACAGAGCCGGATTTACGAACAGCT ATACAGCCCGGTTGCCCTAGCAAGTCCTCAGGCTGATTTGGTCCAACGTGCCCAAGCTCTGGCTGCCGAAAGCAGCAAGCTGGAGATTGAGACGGACGAGACGCGCGAAAAGGTCTACACGCTTCTGAAATCGATAGGAACTTCGGAAGTTGTAGATGTCTTTATCAAAGGCGACGAAGTTCAATTCTACGTCACCAAGACGCTCATCTATCGAGTTATACCGGCTCCAGAAGGGTCCATTACTCGATTTTGTGACGAGTGTCTGGATGCGGCACGCCATGCCATGAAGACGCACCAAGAATGCGTTGTGTTCATGGATATCAGCACTTATATGCGATCCATGTATATCCACTG GAACCTTCTTCTTACACCCTTTGCCCCATTTTTTGTCTTATTCTGCTATGTTATCGAAACATCTTCACTTGCAGATCTTAAAGTTCTCCAAGACTTTGTCGACTCACTCGAAGGGGGAAGAGGGCTCTCAGAGCCCATTGACAAGCTCTACCTGCTTTGCAAAGTCATGTTTGATATCGCCAAGCTGTACGTGGAAGCCAAgactcagcagcaacaagacGAAAACTCCATCTTTATTGGAGACGAGTTTGAGATGTACCTAAGCCAACTGGGTTTCATCCCTAATGAGGATCAGGTCATGGCCAATGCCAGCACCAACGATGCTGGTGTGCCGGCGCAAGGCAGTGGGCAGGTATCGCAGTTGGCAGATTGGTTCTTTGGCAGTCGTAACATGATTGGCTTATTGGAAGAGGACCTCTCTCAGATAGACTCCCATAGGTGGATGCAGCCTGATGAGATGTAG
- a CDS encoding uncharacterized protein (EggNog:ENOG41) → MPPRHQTLPPAQTTSAKEAQKSFYCSLCSKGYSRMNDYEAHLSSYDHSHKQRLKDMKAMVRDPNAGAKARKAEAKADGIVSIKLSDQDALSSSAGNAGGGSGGGFKKGGFKKTGFKSAFAPAEPAASADAQQTDTTHTLADQRSGGLMETGETASTLPLAYKSSLVESDTEDEGYELYDPRFPTD, encoded by the exons atGCCTCCT AGACACCAAACCCTCCCTCCGGCGCAGACCACCTCTGCCAAAGAGGCCCAAAAGTCCTTCTACtgcagcctctgctccaAGGGCTACTCCCGCATGAACGACTATGAGGCCCATCTCAGCAGCTACGACCACAGCCACAAGCAGCGCCTCAAGGACATGAAGGCCATGGTGCGCGATCCCAACGCCGGCGCCAAGGCGAGaaaggccgaggccaaggcagaCGGCATCGTCAGCATCAAGCTCAGCGACCAGGATGCGCTCTCTTCGAGCGCTGGTAATGCcggcggtggcagcggtGGCGGTTTCAAAAAGGGCGGCTTCAAGAAGACTGGCTTCAAGAGCGCATTTGCTCCCGCAGAGCCAGCAGCTTCGGCCGATGCGCAACAAACAGATACAACCCATACACTGGCAGACCAACGTTCTGGAGGGCTGATGGAAACAGGGGAGACGGCTTCAACTCTGCCATTGGCGTATAAGAGCTCGCTGGTGGAGAGTGACACAGAAGACGAGGGATACGAGCTGTACGACCCGAGATTTCCCACTGATTGA
- a CDS encoding uncharacterized protein (EggNog:ENOG41~TransMembrane:3 (i95-119o139-159i303-326o)) codes for MESDWDAESLRSRRDRRDSNSTFISLLQLDPAPMDSDGDTPTEKQNPMDSLAPDGASVERSVGSIKSGSTMAPGLSGSGHGAIYYLTRMQKYSSYAVSVFTTMHLANVSLLPAITRSVAGSETYLLMGRELYQTSITEPLLVGLPVLMHIGSGIALRLLRRSENIRRYGGSTPGMFSLISSRTDSTTSSSRSSVRLWPQVSWISWSGYIYTAFYGAHVFMNRILPLVVEGDSSNIGLAYVSHGFAKHPIIAATAYRGLIGIGCGHMVWGLAKWFGIAPSTSGWWGSQAVAVDKKTKRQRRRRWLAIQAAVVAAAALWAVGGLGVVARAGASEGWVGKLYDDLFAHVHL; via the exons ATGGAGAGCGATTGGGACGCCGAGAGCCTGCGCTCGCGGCGAGATCGGAGGGACTCGAACTCGACGTTTATTtcgctgctccagctcgacCCTGCGCCCATGGACTCTGACGGGGATACGCCGACTGAAAAGCAGAATCCAATGGACTCCCTGGCTCCGGATGGCGCCTCTGTTGAGCGAAGTGTGGGCAGCATCAAGTCTGGCTCGACCATGGCCCCGGGGCTGAGTGGcagcggccacggcgccatCTACTACC TCACCCGGATGCAAAAGTATTCCAGCTATGCTGTGTCCGTGTTCACCACCATGCACCTGGCCAATGTATCTCTCCTTCCGGCGATTACACGAAGCGTGGCCGGCTCGGAAACCTACCTCCTCATGGGCCGGGAGCTCTACCAGACGTCTATTACGGAGCCGTTGCTGGTTGGCTTGCCGGTGCTGATGCACATCGGTTCGGGAATTGCTCTACGCCTGCTGAGGAGATCGGAAAACATACGACGATATGGAGGGTCGACACCGGGCATGTTTTCGTTGATAAGTTCACGAACCGACAGCACGACGTCTTCATCTCGCTCTTCGGTTCGACTCTGGCCGCAGGTGAGCTGGATCTCTTGGTCTGGCTACATCTACACGGCCTTTTACGGCGCCCATGTCTTTATGAACAGAATCCTGCCCCTGGTCGTGGAGGGAGATAGCTCCAATATCGGTCTGGCCTATGTCTCCCACGGCTTCGCCAAGCACCCTATAATTGCGGCCACTGCCTACCGGGGCCTGATTGGAATCGGATGCGGCCATATGGTTTGGGGACTGGCCAAGTGGTTCGGAATTGCGCCCTCGACCAGCGGCTGGTGGGGGAGCCAAGCAGTCGCGGTTGATAAGAAGACCAAACGCCAGCGCAGGCGGCGTTGGCTGGCGATTCAGGCTGCAGTAGTGGCCGCGGCTGCATTGTGGGCAGTGGGAGGGCTCGGGGTTGTTGCGCGAGCTGGAGCGTCCGAAGGGTGGGTTGGGAAGTTGTACGACGATCTGTTTGCTCACGTCCATCTCTGA